The following DNA comes from Enterocloster bolteae.
TACCGGCTGAACGGACTAACTGGCCGCCCTTGCCAGGATATAACTCAATGTTGTGTACCTGAGTACCAACCGGGATGTGATACAGTGGCATGCAGTTGCCAAGCTTTGCCTCTGCTGTATCGCCGCTCATAACCTTCATTCCGTCGGTTAAGCCCTGTGGTGCCAGGATATATGCCTTCTCGCCGTCTGCATAGCAGATAAGAGCGATGTTGGCAGTTCTGTTTGGATCGTACTCAATTCCGATAACGGTTGCCGGAATACCATCCTTGCTGTTTCTCTTGAAGTCGATGATTCTGTATTTTCTTCTGCTGCCGCCGCCTCTGTGACGAACAGTGATTTTACCCTGATTGTTACGACCAGCGTTCTTGTTCAGGGATACTACCAGAGATTTCTCCGGAGTGTCCTTTGTGATTTCCTTGAAATCAGAACCGGTCATATGTCTTCTGGAAGGTGTATAAGCATTATACTTCTTAATTCCCATGACATTTTACTCCTTTTCTTTTTCTTTTCACGGCGTATGACTTTGGTAGGGATATCTGGGATATCCCGGATGCCGTATAAGTTCTCCGTCCGGGTGTGTCCGGCGGGTGTGAGATTTTCTTACAGTCCCTGGAAAATCTCTATCTCTTTGCTGTCTTCTGTCAGCTTTACGATTGCTTTCTTGGAAGCAGCTGTCTTGCCGAAGGTCATTCCCCTTCTCTTGGTCTTGCCTTCACAGTTCATGGTGTTCACGCTGGCAACCTTGGTGCCTGGGAACATCTTCTCAACAGCCTCTTTAATCATAGACTTGTTAGCGTCTACATGTACCATGAAAGTATACTTTCTATCGCCCATGGCATTCATGCTCTTCTCAGTGATGACTGGTTTTAAAATGACGTCATAGTACTTGATATCTGCCATTATGCGTACACCTCCTCGATGGATGCAACAGCAGCCTTGGTAGCCACTACTGTGTTGTACTTCAGAATGTCGTATACGTTGATGGAGCCGACCTGAGAGGTCTTAACGCCTGCAATGTTCCTTGCAGATAATACTGTATTCTGATCATTGTCAGCCAGAACCACCAGTGCCTTGGATACCTTCAGGTTATCCATAACATTCTGGAACTTCTTGGTCTTAATCTCGTCAAACTTAAGCTCATCTACTACGATAAACTTGTTATCCTGAACACGGCTGGTCAGAGCAGACCTGAGAGCAGCTCTCTTTTCCTTCTTGTTCAGTCTGATGGTGTAATCTCTTGGTGTTGGAGCGAATACCACGCCGCCGCCCTTCCACTGAGGAGACCTGGTTGAACCCTGTCTTGCATGACCGGTTCCTTTCTGTCTCCACGGCTTTCTGCCGCCGCCGGAAACCTCAGAACGTGTCTTTGCTTTCTGTGTTCCCTGACGTTTATTTGCAAGCTGTGCAACAACTGCAAGATGTACCAGATGCTCGTTAACTTCTACACCGAACACGGCATCGTTCAGTTCTAATGCGCCAACTTCTTTACCTTCCATATTGTAAACAGATACGTTTGCCATTTGTGTGTTCCTCCTTTCCTATAAAAGCTTACCTTTCAACCTTAACGGTTTCTTTAATTGTTACCAGGCTCTTCTTTGGTCCTGGTACTGCGCCCTTAACCAGAATCAGGTTATTGTCAACGTCAACCTTGACAACCTCCAGATTCTGAACGGTAATCTGCTTGCTGCCCATGTGGCCTGGCATTCCCTTGCCCTTGAATACGCGGCCTGGGGTTGTAGCGGAACCGTTGGAACCCTGATGACGATGGAACTTGGAACCATGTGCCATAGGTCCTCTGTGCTGTCCGTATCTCTTGATGGCGCCCTGGAAGCCTTTACCCTTGGAAATAGCGGTTGCATCAATCTTATCGCCTGCTGCGAAGATGTCTGCCTTAATCTCATCTTTTACGGAATACTCTTCCGCATTCTCAAACTTGAATTCTCTTACATATCTCTTGTAAGAAACACCGGCCTTGTCAAAATGGCCTTTCTGCGGCTTGCTGACCAGTTTGTCCCTCTTGTCAACAAAACCAACCTGTACTGCTTTGTAACCATCGTTCTCAGCTGTCTTAACCTGTGTTACCACACAAGGTCCTGCCTGAAGTACGGTTACCGGAACTAAAGCACCATTCTCATTGAAGATCTGGGTCATTCCGACTTTTGTTGCTAAAATCGCTTTCTTCATTGTCTTACCTCCTGTTTCATGATCTACAGCGGAATGCTTTCGCATTCATCCTAGAACAGCCTAATATACGTGGAACACTATGAACCGCCTGGCGGTATGTTGATTCCTCAACAGGAAATGCAGTGTTGCTTCTATATTTAAACCCTTCAGGATATAAACATTTTTATCGCATCCCCATCCTGTTCAAACGGGAACCGCGAACCCAGCTGCGCTGCGCTTGCGCAGCATGAAAACGAATCTGTCTTCGATTATTTCGTTTTCATCTTGATGTCGATGTACACACCAGCTGGCATTTCCAGTCTGGACAGCGCATCAACTGTTTTCTGGCTTGGAGCTGTGATGTCGATGAGTCTCTTGTGAGTTCTCTGCTCGAACTGCTCTCTGGAATCTTTGTACTTATGAACCGCACGCAGAATAGTTACTACCTCTTTCTTGGTTGGTAACGGCACCGGTCCGCTCACCTGTGATCCTGTCTTCTTTACAGTCTCGATGATTTTTCCGGCGGACTGATCTACCAACTGATGATCATAAGCCTTTAAAGTGATTCTCATTACTTGACTTGCCATAAAAAAAGTCGCCTCCTTTTCGCACTTTCAAACCAAGTACGACAAGCGGTGACTGTACACGTTTCCGTGTGTGTCCTAACAGAACTCCACACTGATTCTGCGTTCTAACATTGCAGTTTCTTTAATTGGTACAGTGACTTGTCGCCAGTTTCCTAACTTGACATTCGCTCCACGGAAAACCCGCCTCACTTTGTGGGCAGCAACCTCTCGCTTCAACGCTATCATGCCACAGCCTTTGTATGATAGCACACATTCCAAATAAATGCAAGTATTTTTTTCAATTTTCTTCGTCAGTGCTTCGTCAGCCTTTGCCCGGAGTTTTATTGGTTTTAATTGATTCTTTTCAACGCTTTTCCCGGAGCATTCTTACTCAGGCTGACTGGGGTCTCCAAAAGCAAAAAAGGAAAGACCTCCCATTTATTATAGAAGTCTTTCCTTATATGAATCATTTTAGTCACATACCGGTAATAGCGCCAGTCTGTTTACTCTGTGCAGTATGGCTCCGTGGGCTCCTGTGCGTAAGAATCAACATCACTGTCATCATCCGCCTTTGTCAGCTCGCCTGAGCTGTTGGTTGTAAACTTGACGCCGTCGCTGTTCTTTACATTGCTTCCCTTCATAACCTTACCGGAAGCGTTGACCACATAATTCCTGCCCTCCACCCGGTAGCATACATACTTCTGGCCGTCCGTTGCCTTCTGGAGTTTCCCCTTATAGTATAAGTAGTTATCCTTAACCCCATTGACGCCCCGTCCATTGTCCAGGAAGTAAAAATCGCTCTTATTGCCGTCGTCCTCGGTCACCTTCATCTTTCCTTTTTGGACACAGCTCTTATTCTTATCTCCAAAGTAGAACGCGGTCCAGTCATCCTCGCCGGAACCGGTATAAACCTTCTTAAGTCCATAAACCGGATTGCCCAGATGGTTGAACAGATAGGATTTGCCGTTCAGCTTCACAATGTCGCTGGTGGTAAGACGTTCGGAATCAGCCGCTCTCGGCTTGCCGCTGTTATTGAAGTAGAACCACTCCACGGCTTCCTCATAACCGTTCAGATCCTCAGGAGGTTCAATGGAATACCAGCCAATCTTGGCCTTGCCGTCAGAACCAAAGTACATGTAATCCTGGATGGAGTCATTGGTTGTGGACTTTACGTTCTTCCAGCCTGTCTGCATGGCGCCGTTCTCGTCAAAGCAGTAATAGGTTCCGTCTATCTTACGGGCCGTGTAATCG
Coding sequences within:
- the rpsJ gene encoding 30S ribosomal protein S10, whose product is MASQVMRITLKAYDHQLVDQSAGKIIETVKKTGSQVSGPVPLPTKKEVVTILRAVHKYKDSREQFEQRTHKRLIDITAPSQKTVDALSRLEMPAGVYIDIKMKTK
- the rplD gene encoding 50S ribosomal protein L4 is translated as MANVSVYNMEGKEVGALELNDAVFGVEVNEHLVHLAVVAQLANKRQGTQKAKTRSEVSGGGRKPWRQKGTGHARQGSTRSPQWKGGGVVFAPTPRDYTIRLNKKEKRAALRSALTSRVQDNKFIVVDELKFDEIKTKKFQNVMDNLKVSKALVVLADNDQNTVLSARNIAGVKTSQVGSINVYDILKYNTVVATKAAVASIEEVYA
- the rplC gene encoding 50S ribosomal protein L3, yielding MKKAILATKVGMTQIFNENGALVPVTVLQAGPCVVTQVKTAENDGYKAVQVGFVDKRDKLVSKPQKGHFDKAGVSYKRYVREFKFENAEEYSVKDEIKADIFAAGDKIDATAISKGKGFQGAIKRYGQHRGPMAHGSKFHRHQGSNGSATTPGRVFKGKGMPGHMGSKQITVQNLEVVKVDVDNNLILVKGAVPGPKKSLVTIKETVKVER
- the rplB gene encoding 50S ribosomal protein L2; its protein translation is MGIKKYNAYTPSRRHMTGSDFKEITKDTPEKSLVVSLNKNAGRNNQGKITVRHRGGGSRRKYRIIDFKRNSKDGIPATVIGIEYDPNRTANIALICYADGEKAYILAPQGLTDGMKVMSGDTAEAKLGNCMPLYHIPVGTQVHNIELYPGKGGQLVRSAGNSAQLMAKEGKYATLRLPSGEMRMVPIICRATIGVVGNGEHSLINIGKAGRKRNMGIRPTVRGSVMNPNDHPHGGGEGKCGIGRPGPCTPWGKPALGLKTRKKNKQSNKLIVRRRDGRTIK
- the rplW gene encoding 50S ribosomal protein L23, yielding MADIKYYDVILKPVITEKSMNAMGDRKYTFMVHVDANKSMIKEAVEKMFPGTKVASVNTMNCEGKTKRRGMTFGKTAASKKAIVKLTEDSKEIEIFQGL